From the genome of Mucilaginibacter paludis DSM 18603:
ACATATTTTTAGCGATATGGGATTCGATAGATCAGTATGATCCTGCTAAAAGCCCCCTCCTTACCTGGATGTACCATATTGCACAAAAACATGCGTTAGCTATCCATCACACCCAAACTTTACTATATGTTAATGATAATCCTGGTTAATAAGCCCTGCCTGCTGCATGACAGTTACTGATGGGATAAACCATCGTGGAGCTAAGATATAGCGGAGTTCCAATTTCTTCGTCATTCACGTCCCGCTTGCGCCTTTTGGTTAAAAACCCAAAATTCAACAGCCTGAAATTGGAAATTTTACCCTATGTTTGATCATCAAATTAACACAATAGAGCAAAGTTTATAATTAGATGAGTAAAGTTGTTGATTACTTAAAAACCAGGGAGTTTGTTATTAACCTGGCTATCGCTACGGGAACGGTTATTGTAGTTGTACTGATTGCTTTCTTTAGCCTTGGATACTATACCCGCCATGGTTCGGGAGTGCCGGTACCCAATTTAGAGGGCATGCAAGTGAATAAGGCCATTGCTTTGTTGGAACAACAGGGTTTTCATAACCCGCAGATTGATTCTGTTTATGTGCTTGATAAAGCCGCGGGTACCGTTATTTTACAAGACCCGGATGCGGGCACCAATGTTAAAGAAAACCGTACCATTTATTTAACCATAGTAAAAAACCAGGCACCCGATGTATCCCTGCCAGATTTAACACAAGACACCTATCGTACCGCCGTTGCCAATATATCCAATTTTGGTTTAAAGGTGGGCGATACCACCTATAAGCCGGATATTGCCCGCGACCGTGTGCTTGAGGTTAGATTTGCCGGCCAGGTTTTAAAACCGGGAAGCAAAATACCTAAAGGATCAACCATCGACCTGGTTCTGGGTGATGGCGCAGGCGCAAGCGAAGTAGAAATACCCGAAGTGATAAACCTTGAACTGGACGAAGCCAAATTTGCCATCAAAAATTCGGGCTTAATTATCGGTAATATCACCTACCAGGGCACCATAACCGATACTACCAAAGTAACTGTGATAGCGCAAAGCCCGATGAAAAGCGACACGACAGGCAAAGTGAGTATTGGTACACACATTAATTTGACCGTTACTCAAAAAAATTAATGGATATCAGCGCGACTAACCTGAACGACCGGATAAATCAGGGCGAAACGTTAAACCTGTTGGATGTTAGGGATGAAATGGAATACCATACCTATAACATTGGCGGGCAAAATATTCCATTGGGTAAATTACCGTCAGAACTTGACGAACTGGAATGGAATAAAAGTGAAGAGATCATCGTTGTATGTAAGATGGGCTTACGCAGTAAAACGGGCAAACATATCTTACAGCAAAATGGTTATCTCAATGTTAAAAATCTGGAGGGAGGCTTATTAGCCCTCCAGAAGCTAAATAATAAGTATTAAAAACAAATGGCTACTCAGCAACAATCTTCCGGCGGCGTTTTTCGGAAATTTATCATCACATTAGTTATCATCATTGTATTGGCCCTTGCGGGAACGGGCTTGTTTTATTACCTCCGGTATTTTGGGCCTAACGTAACTGATAGGCAGGAATACTTGTATATCCACACCGGCTCCAATTTCAATGATGTATACAAAACCATTCGCGAAGAAGGTATCGTTAAAGATTCTACCACATTTATGTGGGCCGCGCACAACAAAAACTATATCAACAGGGTTAAACCAGGCCGGTATCGCTTGCGCAGCGGCATGAGTAACCGCGACCTGATCCGCATGCTGATTCTGGGTGAGCAGGAGCCCGTTAAGGTGTCTATCAAAAACCTTCGCCTTAAAGAAAACTTTGCGGGTTATGTTTCAAAAAAGCTGGAAGCCGACTCGCTATCGATCATCAGTTTGCTGGACTCGACGGAGTATGTTGAAAAACTGGGTTTCACTAAAGATAATATTTATACCATGATATTGCCCAACACGTACCAGTTTTACTGGAACGTACCGGCCAAAAAAATATTGGGCCGTATGCTTGGCGAATACCAAAAGTTTTGGACTGCTGAACGGAAACGCAAGGCCGCCGCTTTGAACCTTAGCCCGGTTAAAGTTTCGATATTAGCTTCGATAGTTGATGCCGAAGCACTGCACGATGATGAGATGCCGGCTATAGCGGGTTTGTACCTAAACCGCTTAAGAAAAGGCATGAAGCTGGAAGCCGACCCTACCGTGATATTTGCCGCCAATGATTTCACCATCCACAGGGTATTGAGAAAGCAACTGGTAATTAATTCGCCTTACAATACTTATATGTATACCGGCTTGCCCCCCGGCCCTATCATGATGCCATCCATCAATGCCATTAACGCCGTGCTTGATTATCAGCATAACGATTATATCTACATGTGCGCCAAAGAGGATTTTTCAGGCTACCATAATTTTGCCGACAACGTGGCGCAACATTTAATTAATGCCCACAAGTTTCAAAAGGCTTTAGACGAAAGAAATATTAAACGCTGATGTTTGTACATAGTAATAAGCTGCGCGTACGCTACGGCGAAACCGACCAGATGGGTTACATGTACTACGGCAACTACGCCGAGTTTTACGAGGTAGCCCGGGTAGAAAT
Proteins encoded in this window:
- a CDS encoding PASTA domain-containing protein, whose product is MSKVVDYLKTREFVINLAIATGTVIVVVLIAFFSLGYYTRHGSGVPVPNLEGMQVNKAIALLEQQGFHNPQIDSVYVLDKAAGTVILQDPDAGTNVKENRTIYLTIVKNQAPDVSLPDLTQDTYRTAVANISNFGLKVGDTTYKPDIARDRVLEVRFAGQVLKPGSKIPKGSTIDLVLGDGAGASEVEIPEVINLELDEAKFAIKNSGLIIGNITYQGTITDTTKVTVIAQSPMKSDTTGKVSIGTHINLTVTQKN
- a CDS encoding rhodanese-like domain-containing protein, giving the protein MDISATNLNDRINQGETLNLLDVRDEMEYHTYNIGGQNIPLGKLPSELDELEWNKSEEIIVVCKMGLRSKTGKHILQQNGYLNVKNLEGGLLALQKLNNKY
- the mltG gene encoding endolytic transglycosylase MltG, giving the protein MATQQQSSGGVFRKFIITLVIIIVLALAGTGLFYYLRYFGPNVTDRQEYLYIHTGSNFNDVYKTIREEGIVKDSTTFMWAAHNKNYINRVKPGRYRLRSGMSNRDLIRMLILGEQEPVKVSIKNLRLKENFAGYVSKKLEADSLSIISLLDSTEYVEKLGFTKDNIYTMILPNTYQFYWNVPAKKILGRMLGEYQKFWTAERKRKAAALNLSPVKVSILASIVDAEALHDDEMPAIAGLYLNRLRKGMKLEADPTVIFAANDFTIHRVLRKQLVINSPYNTYMYTGLPPGPIMMPSINAINAVLDYQHNDYIYMCAKEDFSGYHNFADNVAQHLINAHKFQKALDERNIKR